CAGGCCTCGCTCTTCGTGCTCGACCTCCCGCTGGAGGTGTACGAGGCCAATACCCAGCCCATGCTCAGCCACATCAACGTCGGCTATGGCGAGGACGTGACCATTCGCGAACTGGCGGAACTGGTGGCCAGGGTCACCGGCTTTACCGGCGAGATCGTGTTCGATGCCAGCAAGCCCGACGGCACCATGCGCAAGCTCATGGATTCGAGCCGTCTTGAGGCGATGGGCTGGAAACCCTCGGTCGTCCTCGAACAGGGCGTGGCCGAAACCTACCAGTGGTTTCTCGACAATGTCGTGCAGGAGCGATCGGTTGCTCCTGCCTGATGATCCGGTCGCCACGATAATGCTCCCCCCGCTTCTTGTCTGGCAGGTCTGATCTCGTGAACATCCTGATCCTGGGTATCAATTACGCGCCCGAAATGGTCGGCATCGGGCCTTATACGGCGGGCACGGCGCAGTTTCTGGCGCAAGCCGGACACAGTGTTACGGTCGTTGCATCCAAGCCCTATTACCCGCAGTGGAAGGTCGATCCGGCCTATGCCGGAGGTGGGGCACGGGTTTCGGTGGAGAAGGGCGTGCGCGTGGTCCGCGTGCCCAACTATGTGCCCGAGAATCCGGATGGCAAGCGGCGCCTGCTGCACCATATGACCTTTACGGCAAGGGCTCTGTCCACGCTTCTGGCCGAAGCGCGCCGCAACAAGCCCGATGTCGTGATCGGCATCGCGCCTTCGCTGATCTCGATGATGGCCGCGCGCGTCGTGGCGCGGCAGACCGGCGCCAAGTTCTGGCTGCATATCCAGGATTTCGAGGTCGAAGCCGCTTTCGCTACCGGCCTGCTCAAGGATGGCGGCATGCTGGGCCATGCGGCGCGGCGGTTCGAGAGTTGGGCTATCGCGGCTGACCGCGTGAGCACGATTTCGCTCCAGATGTGCGCCAAGCTGCGCGAAAAGGGCGTGCCTGCCGACCATATCGTCGAATTCCGCAACTGGGCCAATATCGATGAAGTCGTGCCCCTTGAGGGGCCTTCGTCCTATCGGGCCGAATGGGGCATAGAGCGGCCCCATGTGGCGATCTATTCGGGCAATATCGCCAACAAGCAGGGCATCGAGATCGTGGTCGAGGCCGCGCGCCTGCTCCGGCATCGGAAGGACCTGATGTTCGTTGTCTGCGGCAACGGCCCCAACCGCGCGCGCCTGATCGAAAGCTCGGTCGACCTCGACAACATCCAGTTCCACGACCTGCAACCGCGCGAGCGCCTGTCCGACCTCCTGGGCATGGCCAGCGTCCATCTCCTCCCCCAGATCGCCGGGGCCGCCGACCTGGTGCTCCCCTCCAAGCTCACCAACATGCTCGCCTCAGGCCGCGCCATCGCCGCCACCGCCGAACCGGGCACTGGCCTTGCCGCCGAAATGGAAGGCTGCGGCCTGATCACCCCTCCGGGCGACGTCAGGCGCTTTGCCGGAGCGATCGAAGCCCTTCTGGATGACGCCGCCCAGCGCGAAGCCTTCGGCCAGACCGCCCGCCAGCGCGCAGAAGAACGCTGGAGCCGTGCCAGGATTCTTGCCCAGTTTGCTCGCGAGTTGTTGAGGTGAGGTGGTATTGGCCTGCTGCCGGTTTGATGGACACCGAGATAAGCTTCTTTAGGCTACCCCCGCCTGGCGTTCGAAGTCGATAGGGCTGAGAGCCTGATCCGAAAGTTTCTCATGCGCAGCAATAGGTTGCGGTTCTTCGGCTGACCATGCGGATGGAAGCGATGAGCGCCCAGGCAGTTGAAGATGCGATGGTGTTTTCCCAATCCTTGGCCAGGCGGCGGCACCTGCCCAGCCATGCAAAGGTCCTTTCGACAACCCACCGGCGAGGCAGAATGACGAAGCCCTTGGCGGCATCCGAGCGTTTGATGATCTCGATGTGAGGTGGTGCCGATTTTCTGGACAGGGTGATAAGCTCAGCCTGACCTGAGGAACGGACCGGAATGAAGACGACGAGAAAGCGCTACAGCGCGGATTTCAAAGCCAAGGTTGCGATGGAAGCGATCCGGGGCGATTTGACGCTGGCGGAACTGGCTGCCAAGCACGGCGTGCATCACACGATGATCGGCGCATGGAAGCGTCAGGCGATGGATGGCATGGCCAGCCTGTTTGACGGCGGCGATCAGGCTGCCAAGGCGTCCAGTGAGGCGGAGATCGAGAAACTGCACGCCAAGATCGGGCAACTGCTGGTGGAGCGAGATTTTTTGGCACGCGCCTCCGGTCGGTGAGTATGGATCGGAGGCGAAAGATGATCGAGCCCGACAACCCGGACCTGTCGATCACGGCGCAATGCCGCCTGCTCTCCATCAGCCGCTCGGGCTATTATTACGCGCCGGTGCCGGAGAATGGCGCCACGCTGGCGCTGATGGCCGTGATCGACCAAGTGTTCATGGATTGCCCGTGGTATGGCAGCCGGCAGATGGCTCGTCACCTGCAGCGGATGGGCCATGCCGTTGGTCGCCGCCGGGTACGGCGCCTGATGGCCAAGATGGGTCTGGCGGCGATATACCAACGGCCGCGTACCAGCGATCCGCACCCCGAGCATCGGATCTATCCGTATCTGCTGCGCGATTTGGCCATCACGCGGCCCAATCAAGTGTGGTGCGCGGATGTGACGTATCTGCCGATGCGGCGCGGCTTTCTGTATCTGGTGGCCATCATGGATTGGGCAACTCGCCAGGTGCTGGCCTGGCGCATATCCAACACGATGGACGCCGGGTTCTGCGTCGAGGCGCTGCAGGACGCCATGGCCCGCTACGGCAAGCCTGAGATCTTCAATACCGATCAGGGCAGTCAATTTACCAGTCATGCCTTCACCAGCGTGCTGCGGGCAGCAGAGGTGCGGATCAGCATGGATGGGCGAGGCCGCTGGATGGACAACGTCTTCATCGAACGCCTCTGGCGATCAGTGAAATACGAGTGCGTTTATCTCCACACCTTCGAGACTGGCAGCGAACTGCGGGCGGGTCTGGCGCGCTGGTTCACCTACTATAACCACCATAGGCCCCATTCCGCCCTTGCCGGCAGAACCCCGGCAAAGGCATATGGACACATCGCTCCATCAGATCATGGGGGGCATGCCCCCCATGATCTGATGACCAAACTCGCGGCATGACGACATCGGCTTGAGCTTAACTTTGCCGCGAACCTGTAGCACGGCAATCTGGATGAGAACGCGCGACAATGAAGATGAGAATCCGGTGTGTTGGGATCGGCGCGGGGCGTAGCCCGGAGCCGATCCCAACACACCGGAGGCATTCTGTTTCAGAGTGTCTGTGATGGTCGTGGTGGCCGCTATGCATGAGGTTTTCCCAGAAGGAGGACCTGACGTGTGGCCGGTCGACACATCAATGATCATCAGGTGAGACTTTTCATGACCAACAGACGTAATGCGCCCGTCGCTCTGGCGGCGGCAAAGGCCGGGTTCAGCACGGCCACCGGCTACCGCTTGCTGCAAAGCGGCGAACTCCCATCCCAGAGGCAAAGCGCTCGCAGCCGCAGACGCCCAGATCCCTTGGCGGGGATATTCGAAGAGATTGTCGTCCCCATGTTAGAGGCGTCTCCGGGGCTGCGGCCCATCGCAATCTTCGAGGAACTGCGGCGCCGATCTCCAGAGACCGAGTTTGGCTCACGACGGACGCTGGAACGGCGCATCCGTCATTGGCGCGCATTGCATGGGCAAGACCGTGAAGTTGAAGCGCCCCGGGTTTCCCGGAGGCTCCGATTTGTGAGAAGGAGCTTTCGTGATGAACAAGACCCGGAACAAGTTTTCACCTGAAGTCCGCGAACGCGCGGTGCGCATGGTTGGCGAGCATCGCGCCGATTACGGCTCGGAGTGGGAGGCGATGACCTCGATCGCCAGCAAGATTGGCTGCACGGCCGAGACTCTGCGCCGCTGGTGCCGTGAGGAGGCGAGCCGACGAACGGCACCAGCGGCGCTGGCCGCCGATGACCAGGCCCGGCTCAAACTGCTGGAGCGCGAGGTCAAGGAACTGCGGCGCGCCAACGAGATCCTGCGCAAGGCATCAGCGTATTTTGCGATGGCGGAGCTTGTCTTATGAGAATTCCCGGCTCCTGAGGCAAAAGGGAGCCACAACCCGGCACCGCAGCTGCGGTGCCGGGTTGTGGCGGAGGCGGCGCCGTGCGGAGCTTGGTCTTGCAGGACCGCGGTCGAGTTTGGCGAGCCTCCGTCTTTTCTTACGACCTGAACGGATACGTGGGCTCCGGGCCCGAACGACAAGCAAAGGTAGAAAGAAGAGATGGCCAAGGATACCATCGGGATCGACGTGTCGAAAGACCGCCTGGATGCGTTTTGGCATTCCCAAGACGCAGCACTCAGCCTGCCCAACACGGTTGAGGGTTTCGCCCAGCTATGCACATGGCTGGGTAAGAATAAGGGGGTGTTGGTCGTTTTCGAGGCGACCGGCGCATATCATCGTGGGCTTGAACGATACCTCAGCTTGGCGGGGCAGCCTTTCATCAAGGTCAATCCGAAGCAAGCGCGGCGCTTTGCTCAGGCTATCGGCCGTCTGGCCAAGACCGACAGCGTTGATGCCAGGATGTTGGCACGAATGGGCGTGGTCCTTGATCTGGCCCCACAAGGCATTGAAGGCGAAGATATTCATGATCTCAGAGAGTTGCTGACAGCTAGGCGGGCCATGGTCAAAGATCAGATCACCGCAAAGACGCGTCTCGCCACAGCGAGCAACCCGCTTGTGAAGGACCAACTTTGCCGCCGGATCGATGACATCGACACGGACATCAAAGCCCTGGATCAAGTGATTGCGCAGATCGCTCAGCAGCGTGGCACCCTTGATGAGCGCATCAGACGCCTCATGACCATTCCCGGGATCGGCAGATTGACCGCGACCACGTTGGTGATCGACATGCCAGAGCTTGGACATCTCGACAGCAAAAAGATCGCCGCTCTGGCTGGGCTTGCGCCTATGACGCAACAGTCAGGCAAGTGGCAAGGCAAAGAGCGGATTATTGGTGGTAGGGCATCACTTCGACGGGCAATTTACATGCCTGCGTTGGTTGCCATTCGCTTCAATCATGATTTCCGTGACAAATATCAGCAGTTCGTAAATGCAGGGAAAGCAAAGAAGGTGGCTATCACCGCCGTCATGCGGCGCATCATCGTTCTGGCAAACACGTTGTTGCGTGAAGGACGCGATTGGCAACCTGTTCGCCCTTGACCAAGACGGATACTCGACCGCCGCGAGAAATGATGATGTCGTTCATCGACGCCCATCGTGAGGATCTGGGTATCGAGCCGATCTGCCATGAGTTGGCGATCGCCCCGTCCTCCTACCATGAACATGCACGTCGCCTGGCCGATCCTGGCAGGCGCCCCGCGCGTGCCCGTCGTGATGACGAGATCAAGGCGCAGATCAAGCGCGTCCACGAGGCCAGTTCCGGGCTCTATGGAGCGCGCAAAGTCTGGCACCAGTTGCTGCGCGATGGCGTGGCTGTCGCCCGGTGCACCGTGGAGCGCCTGATGGCGGCCATGGGGCTGGCGGGCATTCGGCGTGGCAAGACGACGATCACCACGGTCAGCAATCCGAAAGCCCCGTGCCCATTGGATAAAGTCAATCGCGAGTTCCGCGTTGAACGTCCCAACGCATTGTGGGTGGTCGATTTTACATACGTCCACACCTGGGCCGGCTTCGTTTATGTAGCTTTCGTGATCGACGCCTATGCCCGCCGGATCGTGGGCTGGAAGGTCAGCACGTCGGCTACCGCCGGCTTCGTGCTGGACGCCTTGGAACAGGCGATACACGCCCGCAGGCCAGGGCCGGAAGATGGCCTGATCCACCATAGCGACAGGGGCGTTCAATATCTCGCCATGAACTACACCCAGCGTCTGGCCGAAGCCAACCTCGTGCCATCGGTCGGCAGCGTCGGCGACAGCTATGACAATGCCTTGGCCGAGACCATCAATGGCCTCTACAAAACCGAGGTGATCTGGCGTCAGAGGTCATGGCCAAGCGCATCGGCAGTCGAAATAGCAACCCTGCGCTGGGTGGATTGGTTCAACAACCAGCGCCTTTTCGGCCCCATCGGCTACATCCCGCCCGCCGAGGCCGAGGCAAACTACTATGCAGCCAGAGAGACCCTCGATATGGTTGCATGACTCAATTGAAAATGCCTCCGGGAAACCCGGGGCGCTTCAGTATTGCTTTCAGATGAACATTTCTCGGTCGATGGCACGCTGATCGAAGCCTGGGCCAGCATGAAGAGCTTCACGCCCAAGGATGCGGGCGACTGCTCCGATGACGATGACGACCCGCTGCCGCCCAAACGCAAAGGGCGCAACGTCGAACGCGATTTCCACGGCGAGAAGCGCAGCAATGCCACCCATGCCTCAACCACCGATCCGGACGCACGCCTGTTCAAGAAGGCACGTGGGCAAGCCGCAAAGCTGTGCCACATGGGCCATGTGTTGATGGAAAACCGCCACGGCCTAGTGATCGATGCCACGTTGACCCACGCCACAGGCACCGCCGAGCGCGAGGCGGCGTTGACCATGCTGGAGCGTCTGGACGGCTGCCACCGCATCACGCTGGGCGCCGACAAAGCCTACGACACCGCCGATTTCGTTGCCAATCTGCGCGCGTTGAATGTGACGCCCCATGTCGCGCAAAACACCGCCAACCGACGTTCGGCCATCGACGGCCGCACCTCCCGGCACACTGGCTATGCCGCCAGCATCCGTATCCGTAAGCGGATCGAGGAGGTCTTCGGCTGGGCCAAGACCTGCGGCAATCTGCGCAAGACTCGCTACCGAGGGCTGCCGCGCGTGGGCTGGGCCTTCACACTGACCGCCGCCGCCTACAACTTGGTGCGCCTGCCAAAGCTCCTGGCGACAGGATAAATGCGCCCGGTGAGCGCCAAATGGGAGGTGAAAGGCCCGGATCGGCGCGCATCAGACGGAAAACGGGGCTCAGTCCCGCCGTGCATCGCATCAACGGGGGCATAGGACCCGCCAGACAGGGCCTATTTCCGCAGCCTGCTAGGTCGAGCATGTTTTTGCGCATCAGCAAGGCCAAAATGGGCCTGTTCATCCGCACCATCGGCATCAAGCGCGCCGAGGCGAAAATCACGCTCGCGAATTTGGCGTTCAATATGC
The genomic region above belongs to Novosphingobium sp. IK01 and contains:
- a CDS encoding IS110 family transposase, encoding MAKDTIGIDVSKDRLDAFWHSQDAALSLPNTVEGFAQLCTWLGKNKGVLVVFEATGAYHRGLERYLSLAGQPFIKVNPKQARRFAQAIGRLAKTDSVDARMLARMGVVLDLAPQGIEGEDIHDLRELLTARRAMVKDQITAKTRLATASNPLVKDQLCRRIDDIDTDIKALDQVIAQIAQQRGTLDERIRRLMTIPGIGRLTATTLVIDMPELGHLDSKKIAALAGLAPMTQQSGKWQGKERIIGGRASLRRAIYMPALVAIRFNHDFRDKYQQFVNAGKAKKVAITAVMRRIIVLANTLLREGRDWQPVRP
- a CDS encoding IS3 family transposase (programmed frameshift) — translated: MKTTRKRYSADFKAKVAMEAIRGDLTLAELAAKHGVHHTMIGAWKRQAMDGMASLFDGGDQAAKASSEAEIEKLHAKIGQLLVERDFLARGLRSVSMDRRRKMIEPDNPDLSITAQCRLLSISRSGYYYAPVPENGATLALMAVIDQVFMDCPWYGSRQMARHLQRMGHAVGRRRVRRLMAKMGLAAIYQRPRTSDPHPEHRIYPYLLRDLAITRPNQVWCADVTYLPMRRGFLYLVAIMDWATRQVLAWRISNTMDAGFCVEALQDAMARYGKPEIFNTDQGSQFTSHAFTSVLRAAEVRISMDGRGRWMDNVFIERLWRSVKYECVYLHTFETGSELRAGLARWFTYYNHHRPHSALAGRTPAKAYGHIAPSDHGGHAPHDLMTKLAA
- a CDS encoding WcaI family glycosyltransferase translates to MNILILGINYAPEMVGIGPYTAGTAQFLAQAGHSVTVVASKPYYPQWKVDPAYAGGGARVSVEKGVRVVRVPNYVPENPDGKRRLLHHMTFTARALSTLLAEARRNKPDVVIGIAPSLISMMAARVVARQTGAKFWLHIQDFEVEAAFATGLLKDGGMLGHAARRFESWAIAADRVSTISLQMCAKLREKGVPADHIVEFRNWANIDEVVPLEGPSSYRAEWGIERPHVAIYSGNIANKQGIEIVVEAARLLRHRKDLMFVVCGNGPNRARLIESSVDLDNIQFHDLQPRERLSDLLGMASVHLLPQIAGAADLVLPSKLTNMLASGRAIAATAEPGTGLAAEMEGCGLITPPGDVRRFAGAIEALLDDAAQREAFGQTARQRAEERWSRARILAQFARELLR